Genomic window (Streptomyces sp. NBC_01431):
GGGAGAGCTGCTTGACGGTCATCTGGTTGATGCTGAACCGGCAGGGAGCACGGCCCCCGGCGGACGGGTTCGTCACGGTGATACTCCGTACACGTTCAGGAGGGACCTCATGCGGGACTCGGCCAGCGCCGGGTCCGGGAACAGGCCGAGCCCGTCGGCGAGTTCGTAGGCGTACGCCAGGTGCGGCAGTGAGCGCGCCGACTGGAGTCCGCCGACCATCGTGAAGTGCGACTGGTGGCCCGCCAGCCAGGCCAGGAAGACCACACCGGTCTTGTAGAACCGGGTCGGGTTCCGGAAGAGGTGCCGGGACAGCTCGACGGTGGGGCCAAGGAGGCGGACGAAGCCCTGTGCGTCACCCGTGTCGAGGATCCGTACCGCCTCCGCGGCCAGCGGTCCCAACGGGTCGAAGATCCCCAACAGGGCGTGGCTGAAGCCCTGTTCGTCCCCCGCGATCAACTCGGGGTAGTTGAAGTCGTCGCCCGTGTAGCACTTCACGCCGTCCGGGAGGCGACGCCTGAGCTCCACCTCGCGGCGGGCGTCGAGCAGCGACACCTTGATGCCGTCGACCTTGCCGGGGTGCGCGGCGATGACCTCCAGGAACGTCTCCGTCGCCGTGTCGAGGTCGGCCGAGCCCCAGTACCCGTCGAGCGCCGGGTCGAACATCGGGCCCAGCCAGTGCAGGATCACCGGCTCGGCGGCCTGGCGGAGCAGGTCGCCGTAGACCGCGAGGTAGTCCTCGGGGCCGCGGGCCGCCGCCGCGAGGGCGCGCGAGGCCATCAGGATCGCCTGCGCGCCGACCCCCTCGACCAGCGCGAGCTGCTCCTCGTAGGCGGCCCTCACCTCGGCGAGCCCGCCGCCCGCAGGCCGTTCCGTGCCCACCAGCTGATCCGTGCCGACCCCGCACGCGATGCGTCCCCCAACTGACCGCGCTTCCGCGGCACTTCGGCGGATCAGCTCGGCGGCGGCGGCCCAGTCCAGGCCCATGCCACGCTGCGCGGTGTCCATCGCCTCCGCGACGCCGAGGCCGTGCGACCACAGGTGGCGGCGGAAGGAGAGCGTCGCGTCCCAGTCGACGGCGGCGGCGGAGTCCGGCGACACGTCCGCGTACGGGTCGGCGACCACGTGCGCGGCCGAGAAGACCGTACGGGAGGTCGGCGGCGCACCCGGCGCGACAGTAAGCGGTGTCATGCGCGGCCGGTATGTCCTCGTCGTGCCGTCCGGGTTCGGCAGCAGCAGGGTCACAGCGCGACCTCCGGCACGTCGAGCCGGCGGCCCTCGGCGGCGGAGCGCAGCCCGAGCTCGGCGAGCTGTACGCCGCGCGCGCCGGCGAGCAGGTCCCAGCGGTACGGCTCGTCCAGCGCGACGTGCCGCAGGAACAGCTCCCACTGCGCCTTG
Coding sequences:
- a CDS encoding dihydrodipicolinate synthase family protein, which gives rise to MTLLLPNPDGTTRTYRPRMTPLTVAPGAPPTSRTVFSAAHVVADPYADVSPDSAAAVDWDATLSFRRHLWSHGLGVAEAMDTAQRGMGLDWAAAAELIRRSAAEARSVGGRIACGVGTDQLVGTERPAGGGLAEVRAAYEEQLALVEGVGAQAILMASRALAAAARGPEDYLAVYGDLLRQAAEPVILHWLGPMFDPALDGYWGSADLDTATETFLEVIAAHPGKVDGIKVSLLDARREVELRRRLPDGVKCYTGDDFNYPELIAGDEQGFSHALLGIFDPLGPLAAEAVRILDTGDAQGFVRLLGPTVELSRHLFRNPTRFYKTGVVFLAWLAGHQSHFTMVGGLQSARSLPHLAYAYELADGLGLFPDPALAESRMRSLLNVYGVSP